In Thauera sp. JM12B12, one DNA window encodes the following:
- a CDS encoding nitrite/sulfite reductase has protein sequence MYQYDEYDQRLVDERVAQFADQTRRYLAGELSEDEFRPVRLQNGLYIQRHAPMLRIAVPYGNLNSKQLRTLGHIARTYDRGYGHITTRQNVQFNWPRLEDVPEILDLLAKVQMHAIQTSGNCIRNVTADPFAGVAADERVDPRPWCEILRQWSTFHPEFAFLPRKFKIAVNGAEEDRAVIQVHDIGLDIVHNTAGELGFRVLVGGGLGRTPIIGEEVAAFVPWQQILNYCEAVLRVYNQHGRRDNAYKARIKILVKALGVPEFARQVEAEFAHLKDGPSTLTQAEIERVAGRFNDPVLDALAQDAGYRARLTEDKAFAAWARRNVRAHRVSGYASVVLSLKPYGVAPGDLTADQFDAVAELADRYSFGEVRSTHEQNIVLASVREADLHRLWQDARAIGLATPNIGLLTDIIACPGGDFCALANAKSIPIANAIQDRFDNLDYLFDIGDIEINISGCMNACGHHHVGHIGILGVDKNGEEFYQVTIGGSQGNDAALGKVIGPSFAAAEMPDVITSLVNNYIDHREEDERFIDTVRRIGVESFKTRVYAERQSQRKAAHV, from the coding sequence ATGTACCAATACGACGAATACGACCAGCGCCTCGTCGATGAGCGCGTCGCACAGTTCGCCGACCAGACGCGCCGCTATCTGGCCGGAGAGCTCAGCGAAGACGAGTTCCGCCCGGTGCGCCTGCAGAACGGCCTTTACATCCAGCGCCACGCACCGATGCTGCGCATCGCCGTGCCCTACGGCAACCTCAACTCGAAGCAGCTGCGCACCCTCGGCCACATCGCGCGCACCTACGATCGCGGCTACGGCCACATCACAACGCGCCAGAACGTGCAGTTCAACTGGCCGCGCCTCGAAGACGTGCCCGAGATCCTCGACCTGCTGGCCAAGGTGCAGATGCACGCCATCCAGACCTCGGGCAACTGCATCCGCAACGTGACCGCCGACCCCTTCGCGGGCGTCGCCGCCGACGAGCGCGTCGATCCGCGCCCATGGTGCGAGATCCTGCGCCAGTGGAGCACCTTCCATCCCGAGTTCGCCTTCCTGCCGCGCAAGTTCAAGATCGCGGTCAATGGCGCGGAGGAAGACCGGGCGGTGATCCAGGTGCACGACATCGGCCTCGACATCGTGCACAACACTGCGGGCGAGCTGGGCTTTCGCGTGCTGGTGGGCGGCGGCCTCGGCCGCACGCCGATCATCGGCGAGGAAGTCGCCGCCTTCGTGCCCTGGCAGCAGATCCTCAACTACTGCGAGGCCGTCCTGCGCGTCTACAACCAGCACGGCCGCCGCGACAACGCCTACAAGGCGCGCATCAAGATCCTGGTGAAGGCGCTCGGCGTGCCCGAGTTCGCGCGCCAGGTCGAGGCGGAGTTCGCCCACCTCAAGGACGGCCCGTCCACGCTCACTCAGGCCGAGATCGAACGCGTCGCAGGACGCTTCAACGACCCGGTGCTGGACGCGCTGGCGCAGGACGCCGGCTATCGCGCCCGGCTTACCGAGGACAAGGCCTTCGCCGCCTGGGCCCGGCGCAACGTGCGTGCCCACCGGGTGAGCGGCTACGCCAGCGTGGTGCTGTCGCTCAAGCCCTACGGCGTGGCACCGGGCGACCTCACCGCCGACCAGTTCGATGCCGTCGCCGAGCTCGCCGACCGCTACAGCTTCGGCGAAGTGCGCAGCACCCACGAACAGAACATCGTGCTCGCCAGCGTGCGCGAGGCCGACCTTCATCGGCTGTGGCAGGACGCGCGCGCGATCGGGCTGGCCACACCCAACATCGGCCTGCTCACCGACATCATCGCCTGTCCGGGCGGGGACTTCTGCGCGCTCGCCAACGCCAAGTCGATCCCGATCGCCAACGCCATCCAGGACCGCTTCGACAACCTCGACTACCTGTTCGACATCGGCGACATCGAGATCAACATCTCCGGCTGCATGAACGCCTGCGGGCACCACCACGTCGGCCACATCGGCATCCTGGGTGTCGACAAGAACGGCGAGGAGTTCTACCAGGTGACGATCGGCGGCAGCCAGGGCAACGACGCCGCGCTCGGCAAGGTGATCGGCCCGTCCTTCGCCGCCGCCGAGATGCCCGACGTGATCACGTCCCTGGTCAACAACTACATCGACCACCGCGAGGAGGACGAGCGCTTCATCGACACCGTGCGCCGCATCGGGGTCGAATCGTTCAAGACCCGCGTCTATGCCGAACGCCAGTCGCAAAGGAAAGCCGCCCATGTCTGA
- a CDS encoding sulfite exporter TauE/SafE family protein yields MDFAYTIAGFAVGAIVGLTGVGGGSLMTPLLVLMFGIHPSVAVGTDLLYAAITKAGGTLAHGLKGTVDWKITRLLATGSLPAAAITLALVGWLAPGGIEGAAHLIQVALGVALVLTAIALIFRKRIQAYAAARSGGRPEDPARTARLTILTGAILGVLVSISSVGAGALGVTALFFLYPAMPALRIVGSDIAHAVPLTAVAGIGHWFLGSVDWLLLGSLLVGSLPGIWLGSHISTKVPDRILRPILATMLVLVGAKLMAH; encoded by the coding sequence ATGGACTTCGCCTACACCATCGCCGGTTTCGCAGTCGGTGCCATCGTCGGTCTGACCGGCGTTGGGGGCGGTTCTTTGATGACGCCGCTGCTGGTGCTGATGTTCGGCATCCACCCCTCGGTGGCGGTCGGCACCGACCTGCTCTACGCCGCGATCACCAAGGCCGGCGGCACCCTGGCGCATGGCCTCAAGGGCACGGTGGACTGGAAGATCACCCGCCTGCTCGCCACCGGTAGCCTGCCGGCGGCGGCGATCACGCTGGCGCTCGTCGGCTGGCTGGCGCCGGGCGGCATCGAGGGCGCGGCGCACCTGATCCAGGTCGCGCTTGGCGTCGCCCTGGTGCTGACCGCGATCGCGCTCATCTTCCGCAAGCGCATCCAGGCCTATGCGGCGGCCCGCTCCGGCGGCCGCCCGGAAGATCCGGCGCGCACCGCCCGCCTGACCATCCTCACCGGCGCCATCCTCGGCGTCCTGGTGTCGATCTCCTCGGTGGGCGCCGGCGCACTCGGCGTCACTGCACTATTCTTTCTTTATCCGGCAATGCCCGCCCTGCGCATCGTCGGCTCGGACATCGCCCACGCGGTGCCGCTTACCGCGGTCGCCGGCATCGGCCACTGGTTCCTCGGCAGCGTCGACTGGTTGCTGCTGGGCAGCCTGCTGGTCGGTTCGCTGCCCGGCATCTGGCTCGGCAGCCACATCTCGACCAAGGTGCCCGACCGCATCCTGCGCCCGATCCTGGCCACGATGCTGGTCCTGGTCGGCGCCAAGCTGATGGCCCACTGA
- the cysB gene encoding HTH-type transcriptional regulator CysB, which translates to MNLQQLRYVHEVARRGLNVSEAADALFTSQPGVSKQIRLLESELGIEIFTRHGKRLVAVTEPGQAVLAIAERVLRDLDNLQQVGDEFANEAVGSLSIATTHTQARYVLPDVIRRFMQRYPQVKLELHQGNPRQVCDMVLDGTADIAIATEAIAEYDDLVMLPCYQWNRCVVATPRHPILKASPLTLEEIARYPLITYDDAFTGRGQINKAFLGRGLKPRVVLSAIDSDVIKKYVEMDLGIGILARMAYDPAEDRKLGMIDAAHLFESSTTRIGLRKRAWLRAYVYAFIEGFAPHLSRRMVELALAGGGTDPGL; encoded by the coding sequence ATGAACCTCCAGCAACTGCGTTACGTGCATGAAGTCGCCCGTCGCGGGCTCAACGTGTCCGAGGCCGCTGATGCGCTGTTCACCTCGCAGCCCGGGGTCTCCAAGCAGATCCGCCTGCTCGAGTCCGAGCTCGGCATCGAGATCTTCACCCGCCACGGCAAGCGTCTGGTCGCCGTCACCGAGCCCGGCCAGGCCGTGCTGGCGATCGCCGAGCGTGTGCTGCGCGACCTCGACAACCTGCAGCAGGTGGGCGACGAGTTCGCCAACGAGGCGGTCGGCAGCCTGTCGATCGCCACCACCCACACCCAGGCGCGCTACGTGCTGCCCGACGTGATCCGCCGCTTCATGCAGCGCTACCCGCAGGTCAAGCTCGAACTGCACCAGGGCAATCCGCGCCAGGTGTGCGACATGGTGCTCGACGGCACCGCCGACATCGCGATCGCCACCGAGGCCATCGCCGAGTATGACGACCTGGTGATGCTGCCCTGCTACCAGTGGAACCGCTGCGTGGTCGCCACTCCGCGCCATCCCATCCTCAAGGCCTCGCCGCTCACGCTCGAGGAGATCGCGCGCTATCCCTTGATCACCTACGACGACGCCTTCACCGGTCGCGGCCAGATCAACAAGGCCTTCCTCGGCCGTGGCCTCAAGCCCCGGGTGGTGCTCTCGGCGATCGACTCGGACGTGATCAAGAAGTACGTCGAGATGGATCTCGGCATCGGCATCCTCGCGCGCATGGCCTACGACCCCGCCGAGGATCGCAAGCTCGGCATGATCGACGCGGCCCATCTGTTCGAATCGAGCACGACCCGGATCGGGCTGCGCAAGCGCGCCTGGCTGCGCGCCTATGTGTATGCCTTCATCGAGGGCTTCGCGCCGCATCTGTCGCGGCGCATGGTGGAGCTCGCGCTCGCCGGCGGCGGCACCGATCCGGGGCTGTGA
- a CDS encoding asparaginase, whose amino-acid sequence MIPQRTALQILHKPRIVLLATGGTIAGTAASATDTRDYTAGQLGPEALLAAVPQLAELARLDARQLFGIDSKDMTPQHWLVLSRRVQALVDDPAVDGIVITHGTDTLEETAYFLGITVATTKPVVMTAAMRPATALSADGPLNLYQAVELACRPAAARAGVLAVIGDRILPAATLAKRHPSAVDAFAHEGALTTLASDAALHALAPSRYSRVALPEDLQVLPPVELLTIAAGSSPALASAVARALARAQLLTGAAGLVLALPGNASLPEAWRPALEELPNAVPVVLASRCGGGVRRHHDAARANWLDAGALDPLKARVRLIAGLGAGLRGARLRRWFDRG is encoded by the coding sequence ATGATCCCGCAGCGCACCGCCCTCCAGATCCTGCACAAGCCGCGCATCGTGCTGCTGGCCACCGGCGGCACCATCGCCGGCACCGCCGCCTCGGCCACCGACACCCGCGACTACACCGCCGGCCAGCTCGGCCCCGAGGCCCTGCTCGCCGCCGTGCCACAGCTGGCCGAGCTCGCCCGCCTCGACGCCCGCCAGCTCTTCGGCATCGACAGCAAGGACATGACGCCGCAGCACTGGCTGGTGCTCTCGCGCCGGGTGCAGGCCCTGGTCGACGACCCCGCGGTCGACGGCATCGTCATCACCCACGGCACCGACACGCTGGAGGAGACCGCCTATTTCCTCGGCATCACCGTGGCCACCACCAAGCCGGTGGTGATGACCGCGGCGATGCGCCCGGCCACTGCGCTGTCGGCCGACGGCCCGCTCAACCTCTACCAGGCGGTCGAGCTCGCCTGCCGCCCGGCGGCTGCGCGCGCCGGCGTGCTCGCGGTGATCGGCGACCGCATCCTGCCCGCGGCGACGCTGGCCAAGCGCCATCCCTCGGCGGTGGACGCGTTCGCACACGAGGGGGCGCTGACCACGCTCGCCAGCGACGCGGCGCTGCATGCGCTCGCGCCCTCGCGCTACAGCCGCGTCGCGTTGCCGGAAGACCTGCAGGTGCTGCCCCCGGTGGAGCTGCTCACCATTGCCGCCGGCAGCTCGCCGGCGCTGGCGTCGGCGGTGGCGCGTGCGCTCGCCCGCGCCCAGCTGCTCACCGGGGCGGCCGGCCTGGTGCTGGCCCTGCCCGGCAATGCCAGCCTGCCCGAGGCCTGGCGGCCCGCGCTGGAAGAATTGCCCAACGCGGTCCCGGTGGTGCTCGCCAGCCGTTGCGGCGGCGGCGTGCGGCGGCATCACGACGCCGCCCGCGCCAACTGGCTCGACGCCGGCGCGCTCGATCCGCTCAAGGCACGCGTGCGCCTGATCGCCGGCCTCGGCGCCGGCCTGCGCGGGGCGCGCCTGCGGCGCTGGTTCGATCGCGGCTGA
- a CDS encoding cation:proton antiporter has translation MDAHGSFPFLKETILFLALSGVLMPLLSRLRINPVLGFLAVGVLLGPYGLASLAGSWPLLSWFTFARPEDVEFLAELGVIFLMFMIGLEMSVERLWSMRRLVFGLGGLQVALSAAAVGALALWFGNGIEAAVILGVVLAFSSTAIVMQLLIQRRELGTPLGQSTFAILLFQDLAVVPLLVLISILGASSGEGSFASLLGSAVVKGVLTVVLIYLVGRRVVRPLFHQIAVDRQPDTFTALTLLTTLGVAALTWYAGLSMALGALLAGLIIAETEFRHEVEITIEPFKGLLMGLFFMSVGMGIDLRALLAEPLWIPLSVVGLLAMKAAIVFALLRGFGLSWGRAAEGGLLLGQGGEFAFIVIGMALTLGLLERQVGQFMLIVVGVSMLVAPVVARLGQSLGDGIDRRAAPPAPEDTEVGELGGHVIIAGYGRVGQMVGQMLAEQGVAFVAIENDAQLIAHQRKAGVPLVFGDASRPELLRKLRIDQARAVVLTMDHTAAAIHAVQGIRRLMPMLRVIARARDEKHALLLREAGASVVVPEPLESSLKLTGWVLETLGVPPDAALRLLEQERERRIVALRDSGHA, from the coding sequence ATGGACGCCCACGGCAGCTTTCCCTTCCTGAAGGAGACCATCCTCTTCCTCGCCCTCAGCGGCGTGCTGATGCCGCTGCTGTCGCGGCTGCGCATCAACCCGGTGCTCGGCTTCCTGGCGGTCGGCGTGCTGCTCGGCCCCTACGGCCTGGCCTCGCTCGCCGGGAGCTGGCCGCTGCTGTCGTGGTTCACCTTCGCCCGCCCGGAGGACGTCGAGTTCCTCGCCGAGCTCGGGGTGATCTTCCTGATGTTCATGATCGGGCTCGAGATGTCGGTCGAGCGCCTGTGGTCGATGCGCCGCCTGGTGTTCGGCCTCGGCGGGCTGCAGGTGGCGCTGTCGGCGGCAGCGGTCGGAGCACTCGCGCTGTGGTTCGGCAACGGCATCGAGGCGGCGGTGATCCTCGGCGTGGTGCTGGCCTTCTCGTCGACCGCGATCGTCATGCAGCTGCTGATCCAGCGCCGCGAGCTGGGCACGCCGCTCGGCCAGTCGACCTTCGCGATCCTGCTGTTCCAGGACCTGGCGGTGGTGCCGCTGCTGGTGCTGATCAGCATCCTGGGGGCCTCGTCCGGCGAGGGCAGCTTCGCCAGCCTGCTCGGCTCCGCGGTGGTGAAGGGCGTGCTGACCGTGGTGCTGATCTACCTGGTCGGCCGCCGCGTGGTGCGGCCGCTGTTCCACCAGATCGCGGTCGACCGGCAGCCCGACACCTTCACCGCGCTCACCCTGCTGACCACCCTCGGCGTGGCAGCGCTGACCTGGTATGCCGGACTGTCGATGGCGCTCGGTGCGCTGCTCGCCGGCCTGATCATCGCCGAGACCGAGTTCCGCCACGAGGTCGAGATCACCATCGAGCCCTTCAAGGGCCTGCTGATGGGCCTGTTCTTCATGTCGGTGGGCATGGGCATCGACCTGCGCGCGCTGCTCGCCGAGCCGCTGTGGATTCCGCTCTCGGTGGTTGGCCTGCTGGCGATGAAGGCGGCGATCGTGTTCGCGCTGCTGCGCGGCTTCGGGCTGTCGTGGGGGCGCGCGGCCGAGGGCGGGCTGCTGCTCGGCCAGGGCGGCGAGTTCGCCTTCATCGTCATCGGCATGGCGCTCACGCTCGGCCTGCTCGAACGTCAGGTGGGCCAGTTCATGCTGATCGTGGTCGGCGTGTCGATGCTGGTCGCCCCGGTGGTCGCCCGCCTCGGCCAGAGCCTGGGCGACGGCATCGACCGCCGCGCCGCGCCGCCCGCGCCGGAGGACACCGAGGTCGGCGAGCTCGGCGGCCACGTCATCATCGCCGGCTATGGCCGCGTCGGGCAGATGGTCGGGCAGATGCTCGCCGAGCAGGGCGTGGCCTTCGTCGCCATCGAGAACGACGCCCAGCTCATCGCCCACCAACGCAAGGCCGGCGTGCCGCTGGTGTTCGGCGACGCCAGCCGGCCCGAGCTGCTGCGCAAGCTGCGCATCGACCAGGCGCGCGCGGTGGTGCTGACCATGGACCACACCGCCGCCGCCATCCACGCGGTGCAGGGCATCCGCCGGCTGATGCCGATGCTGCGGGTGATCGCCCGCGCGCGCGACGAGAAGCACGCGCTGCTGCTGCGCGAGGCGGGCGCCTCGGTGGTGGTGCCGGAGCCCCTCGAATCCAGCCTCAAGCTCACCGGCTGGGTGCTGGAGACGCTCGGCGTGCCGCCCGATGCGGCCCTGCGCCTGCTCGAGCAGGAGCGCGAGCGCCGCATCGTCGCGCTGCGCGACAGCGGCCACGCCTGA
- a CDS encoding ABC transporter ATP-binding protein/permease, protein MRRAPASALPAPATGDRHDWQTLKSLFPFIWAYKGRVIFALACLVAAKGANVSVPIIFKHLIDGLTITPEQAFIVVPAALLLAYGVLRFSTSLLTELREVVFARVTQQAVREISLRVFRHLHALSLRFHLERQTGGLTRDIERGTRSIGSLISYTLYSILPTLIEIGMVISILLVSYDSVFALITLSALTIYIIFTVKVTNWRTALRREANELDSAANARAIDSLINYETVKYFNNEEFEARRYDEQLQKWTKAQVTNQYSLSALNVGQAAIIAVAVTAMMWQAAIRVASGEMTIGDIVLVNAFMIQLYIPLNFLGVLYREIRQALTDIERMFGLMHTQREIADAPDARALPAGPASVRFEHVSFAYDAKRPILFDVDFDIPAGSTVAVVGHSGSGKSTLARLLYRFYDVQGGAIRINGHDLRSLTQDSLRAAIGIVPQDTVLFNDTLLYNIQYGRPGASRDEVEAAARAAQLEDFIRQLPEGYETRVGERGLKLSGGEKQRVAIARALLKNPAILIFDEATSALDSRTEKAIQAQIELAAQGRTALVIAHRLSTVMDADEIIVLDKGRIIERGRHATLLAQGGAYAQMWLLQQQEEAAATPEAGHKDAGAGGAAAGARA, encoded by the coding sequence ATGAGACGCGCCCCCGCTTCCGCCCTGCCCGCTCCCGCCACCGGCGATCGCCACGACTGGCAGACGCTGAAGAGCCTGTTCCCCTTCATCTGGGCCTACAAGGGCCGGGTGATCTTCGCGCTCGCCTGCCTGGTGGCGGCCAAGGGCGCCAACGTGTCGGTGCCGATCATCTTCAAGCACCTGATCGACGGCCTCACGATCACGCCCGAGCAAGCTTTCATCGTCGTGCCCGCGGCGCTGCTGCTGGCCTATGGCGTGCTGCGCTTTTCCACCTCGCTGCTCACCGAGCTGCGCGAGGTGGTGTTCGCGCGCGTGACCCAGCAGGCGGTGCGCGAGATCTCGCTGCGCGTGTTCCGTCACCTGCACGCGCTGTCGCTGCGCTTTCACCTCGAACGCCAGACCGGCGGACTCACCCGCGACATCGAACGTGGCACGCGCTCGATCGGCTCGCTGATCAGCTACACGCTGTATTCGATCCTGCCCACGCTGATCGAGATCGGCATGGTGATCAGCATCCTGCTGGTCAGTTACGACTCGGTGTTCGCGCTCATCACGCTCTCCGCGCTGACGATCTACATCATCTTCACCGTCAAGGTGACGAACTGGCGCACCGCGCTGCGGCGCGAGGCCAACGAGCTCGACTCCGCCGCCAACGCGCGCGCGATCGACAGCCTGATCAACTACGAGACCGTCAAATACTTCAACAACGAGGAATTCGAGGCCCGGCGCTACGACGAGCAGCTGCAGAAGTGGACCAAGGCCCAGGTCACCAACCAGTACTCGCTGTCGGCGCTCAACGTCGGCCAGGCGGCGATCATCGCGGTCGCGGTGACGGCGATGATGTGGCAGGCGGCGATCCGGGTGGCGAGCGGCGAGATGACGATCGGCGACATCGTGCTGGTCAACGCGTTCATGATCCAGCTTTACATCCCGCTCAACTTCCTCGGCGTGCTCTATCGCGAGATCCGCCAGGCGCTCACCGACATCGAGCGCATGTTCGGCCTCATGCACACCCAGCGCGAGATCGCCGACGCGCCCGACGCCCGCGCCCTGCCCGCCGGCCCGGCGAGCGTGCGCTTCGAGCACGTCAGCTTCGCCTACGACGCCAAGCGCCCGATCCTCTTCGACGTCGATTTCGACATCCCGGCCGGCAGCACGGTGGCGGTGGTCGGCCACTCCGGCTCGGGCAAGTCGACGCTCGCCCGCCTGCTGTATCGCTTCTACGACGTACAGGGCGGCGCGATCCGCATCAATGGCCACGACCTGCGCAGCCTCACCCAGGACAGCCTGCGCGCAGCGATCGGCATCGTCCCGCAGGACACGGTGCTGTTCAACGACACGCTGCTCTACAACATCCAGTACGGCCGCCCCGGCGCCAGCCGCGACGAGGTCGAAGCCGCCGCGCGCGCCGCGCAGCTCGAGGACTTCATCCGCCAGCTGCCCGAGGGCTACGAGACGCGGGTCGGCGAGCGTGGGCTGAAGCTCTCGGGCGGCGAGAAGCAGCGTGTGGCAATCGCGCGCGCGCTCTTGAAGAACCCGGCGATCCTGATCTTCGACGAAGCCACCTCGGCGCTCGACTCGCGGACCGAAAAGGCCATCCAGGCGCAGATCGAGCTCGCGGCGCAGGGCCGCACCGCGCTCGTCATCGCCCACCGCCTGTCCACGGTCATGGACGCGGACGAGATCATCGTCCTCGACAAGGGCCGCATCATCGAGCGCGGCCGGCATGCGACGCTGCTCGCACAGGGCGGCGCCTACGCGCAGATGTGGCTGCTTCAGCAGCAGGAAGAGGCCGCGGCGACGCCCGAAGCCGGGCACAAGGATGCCGGCGCCGGGGGCGCGGCGGCTGGCGCCCGGGCATAG
- a CDS encoding DUF1302 domain-containing protein: MSTLAVSVALALMASPKAQAFEFTSASGEVTGSFDTTLSIGGLWRMQDRDRSLVGITNGGTARSVNEDDGNLNYDKGDMVSLAFKATHDLELNYHNYGAFVRASYFYDHAVMNKSGLSDAARSQTGRDVELLDAYVRGRFDVGGRALNVRLGNQVVNWGESTFIQNGINVLNPVNVSRLRIPGSELREGLIPTNMVWASQDLTDRLSVEATLILEWEKTKIDPAGTFFSNNDYLSPGANNVFVGFGRRKDLGTLATNPVPPVGPSAALYPVTEALAGPFDPEAAVWAPRGPDRKARDGGQFGIAARYFADHLNNTEFGLYHIRYHSRVPFASGVKGEPTTALTGTGTVVPVPVPGVGVVNLPLDQVLSQRGTARYFADYPEDIRLWGISFNTPGPAGIALQGEYSYRPNQPLQIAAPELLLAALGQTNQIPGTDTIPVGGEITGYRRVKMHQLQLSATKAVPQLAGADQVVMVGEVGYTRLSLPSGIPFNVSGVYLPAPRSATQTSFGSTQSYFATESSWGYRLVARADYTNILAGGTVSPRVAFAHDVNGRSPTFNEGAKALTFGVGVNYRQNWQADIAYTAFFGGKTISGTDPNPNPAAGFPAATQSPSYSSSTNPLKDRDFLSVSVSYSF, from the coding sequence TTGAGCACCCTGGCCGTGTCGGTCGCCCTCGCCCTGATGGCATCGCCCAAGGCACAGGCCTTCGAATTCACCAGCGCCAGCGGCGAGGTGACGGGCAGTTTCGATACCACCTTGTCGATTGGCGGGTTGTGGCGGATGCAGGACCGGGACCGTTCGCTCGTCGGCATCACTAATGGCGGTACTGCGCGCTCGGTTAACGAGGATGATGGCAACCTCAATTACGACAAGGGCGACATGGTCTCGCTCGCCTTCAAGGCAACGCACGACCTTGAGCTCAACTACCACAACTACGGTGCCTTCGTGCGGGCCTCTTACTTCTACGATCATGCTGTAATGAACAAGAGCGGCTTGAGTGATGCCGCACGCAGTCAGACAGGTCGTGACGTTGAGTTGCTTGACGCTTATGTTCGTGGTCGCTTCGACGTCGGTGGGCGAGCGCTCAATGTTCGCCTGGGTAATCAGGTGGTCAACTGGGGGGAAAGTACGTTCATTCAGAACGGTATCAACGTGCTGAATCCAGTTAATGTCAGCCGGCTCAGGATTCCTGGTTCCGAGCTTCGTGAAGGTTTGATTCCCACGAATATGGTTTGGGCGTCTCAGGATCTGACCGATCGCTTGTCAGTTGAAGCAACCCTGATTCTTGAGTGGGAAAAAACCAAGATTGATCCGGCAGGAACCTTCTTCAGTAACAACGACTACCTCAGTCCGGGGGCAAACAACGTATTTGTTGGTTTTGGTCGCAGGAAGGATTTGGGAACGCTAGCTACTAATCCGGTGCCGCCAGTTGGGCCCTCGGCTGCTCTTTATCCCGTAACTGAAGCACTGGCTGGGCCGTTCGATCCTGAGGCGGCTGTCTGGGCGCCCCGCGGTCCGGATCGTAAGGCTAGAGATGGCGGGCAGTTCGGCATTGCGGCGCGTTATTTCGCAGATCACCTAAATAACACCGAGTTCGGTCTTTATCACATTCGCTATCACAGTCGAGTGCCCTTTGCCTCCGGTGTAAAAGGAGAGCCAACGACCGCTTTGACTGGTACAGGGACTGTCGTTCCTGTTCCTGTTCCCGGAGTTGGTGTTGTGAATTTGCCGCTTGATCAGGTGTTGTCGCAACGAGGCACTGCTCGCTATTTTGCAGACTATCCGGAAGACATTCGTCTCTGGGGTATTAGTTTCAATACGCCTGGCCCTGCAGGGATTGCCTTGCAGGGCGAGTATTCATACCGTCCAAATCAGCCGCTCCAAATTGCCGCACCAGAGTTGTTGCTCGCAGCTCTTGGGCAGACGAACCAGATCCCGGGTACCGACACTATCCCGGTTGGCGGAGAGATCACTGGTTATCGCCGGGTGAAGATGCACCAGTTGCAGTTGAGTGCCACGAAAGCAGTTCCTCAACTGGCGGGTGCCGATCAGGTCGTCATGGTAGGCGAGGTGGGTTACACGAGGCTCAGCTTGCCGTCCGGCATCCCCTTCAATGTGTCTGGTGTCTATCTTCCGGCTCCGCGCTCGGCAACGCAGACTTCATTCGGTTCGACCCAGTCGTATTTCGCCACTGAGAGCTCATGGGGGTATCGGCTTGTCGCGCGGGCCGACTACACGAACATCCTTGCTGGAGGAACGGTTTCCCCACGCGTCGCGTTTGCTCATGATGTGAACGGACGTAGCCCCACTTTCAATGAGGGTGCGAAGGCTTTGACGTTTGGGGTAGGAGTCAACTACCGACAGAACTGGCAGGCAGATATCGCATATACCGCGTTCTTCGGGGGCAAGACGATTTCTGGTACGGATCCGAATCCAAATCCGGCTGCTGGCTTCCCCGCGGCGACCCAGAGCCCAAGCTATTCGAGCAGCACCAATCCCCTTAAGGACCGCGACTTCCTCTCGGTCAGCGTCAGCTATTCGTTCTGA